One window of Dermacentor andersoni chromosome 7, qqDerAnde1_hic_scaffold, whole genome shotgun sequence genomic DNA carries:
- the LOC129385464 gene encoding uncharacterized protein — MGPATIVAVAAYLATSCAATHHEADTTCDFSGLSLDNEVSRVIARLPEIQGSRRQQDQPYAPGLEIAGFTLKNLNKLRLYGPLFPYCINGTRMLQVDFVNDGDIVLSLPWKVCSGHAGNFSLSASFSRFTAQFRILESSGDGVKLELLGRIVPVTTEGLRGVVGGAGSEVRLAFQILSAVFPSVVNEVWYWEFSIAFDRALRKAIE, encoded by the exons ATGGGGCCAGCGACAATTGTGGCTGTCGCTGCCTATTTGGCCACGTCTTGTGCTGCAACGCACCACGAGGCAG ATACTACGTGTGATTTCTCGGGCCTAAGTCTAGACAACGAAGTGTCCCGGGTGATCGCCAGGCTCCCTGAAATTCAGGGGTCCCGTCGACAGCAGGACCAGCCATATGCACCTGGACTTGAAATAGCTGGGTTTACATTGAAGAACCTGAACAAACTCCGTCTGTACGGACCCCTATTTCCGTACTGCATCAACGGAACCCGCATGCTACAAGTAGACTTCGTCAATGATGGCGACATCGTTTTATCGTTGCCATGGAAGGTTTGCTCAGGGCACGCTGGTAACTTCAGCCTTAGCGCCTCGTTCTCCCGGTTTACCGCACAGTTCCGCATCCTTGAGTCTTCTGGCGATGGCGTCAAACTGGAACTGCTGGGTCGCATTGTTCCTGTGACAACGGAAGGCCTCCGCGGTGTTGTCGGTGGTGCCGGTAGTGAGGTGCGCTTGGCCTTTCAAATCCTGAGCGCCGTCTTCCCTAGCGTAGTCAATGAAGTGTGGTACTGGGAATTTTCTATTGCATTTGATAGAGCCTTGCGCAAAGCCATCGAGTAA